One window from the genome of Diceros bicornis minor isolate mBicDic1 chromosome 1, mDicBic1.mat.cur, whole genome shotgun sequence encodes:
- the LOC131409759 gene encoding transmembrane emp24 domain-containing protein 9 — MAAEHGVLVVGPWPGAGLGRVVRALLLLLCFAARGGALYFHIGETEKKCFIEEIPDETMVIGNYRTQLYDKQREEYQPATPGLGMFVEVKDPEDKVILARQYGSEGRFTFTSHTPGEHQICLHSNSTKFSLFAGGMLRVHLDIQVGEHANDYAEIAAKDKLSELQLRVRQLVEQVEQIQKEQNYQRWREERFRQTSESTNQRVLWWSILQTLILVAIGVWQMRHLKSFFEAKKLV, encoded by the exons ATGGCTGCAGAGCACGGAGTGCTGGTTGTTGGGCCCTGGCCCGGAGCGGGACTGGGCAGGGTGGTTCGggccctcctgctgctgctgtgttTTGCGGCCCGCGGAGGCGCGCTTTACTTCCACATCGGGGAGACAGAGAAGAAGTGCTTTATTGAGGAGATTCCGGACGAGACCATGGTTATAG GAAACTACAGGACGCAACTGTATGACAAACAGCGGGAAGAGTACCAGCCGGCCACCCCCGGGCTTGGCATGTTCGTGGAGGTGAAGGACCCAGAGGACAAG GTGATTCTCGCCCGGCAGTATGGCTCTGAAGGCAGGTTCACTTTCACCTCTCATACCCCCGGTGAGCATCAGATCTGTCTTCACTCCAATTCCACCAAGTTCTCCCTCTTTGCTGGAGGCATGCTG AGAGTGCACCTGGACATCCAGGTGGGTGAACACGCCAATGACTATGCAGAAATTGCCGCCAAAGACAAGTTGAGTGAGTTGCAGCTACGAGTACGACAGCTggtggagcaagtggagcagatCCAGAAAGAGCAGAACTATCAGCGG TGGCGAGAGGAGCGCTTCCGACAGACCAGCGAGAGCACCAACCAGCGAGTGCTATGGTGGTCCATTCTGCAGACCCTCATCCTCGTAGCCATCGGCGTCTGGCAGATGCGACACCTCAAGAGCTTCTTTGAAGCCAAGAAGCTGGTGTAG